Below is a window of Solanum stenotomum isolate F172 chromosome 7, ASM1918654v1, whole genome shotgun sequence DNA.
CCCAGACACCAcgatcatcaaaaaaaaatgttacatGTATTTGGCAGCTTCACATGCCACCATTTTATCAAGATATGAAATGTTGCTAGCCTAGTAGATTGGTGTTGGCCTCTTCTTCTAAAGAGATGACTGAAATTCCCTACTACATCAACAATCAACCTATCTACGAAAGAAGCTTTGCTAATGCCAAACAACATGCTCAGTGTTAAAAAATGAACATTGGGCCTAACTTAACTGCAAAAGAGGTGGTGAGGAATACCTAAGACCAATAAAGAGACTACAACTTATACGCTTAACCAATGTGAGAATCTAATACCGTTGACATACCTAGGTCCTCAAGCATCTAATAATATCAACTATGGGTCTGACTCTATACCatgtaaataaaaatggataatGGGCttaactcaacttcaaaagtTGTTTGAAGTGGATAGGATAACCAAATCTATACAAAAAGAGTACAAACTCATACATCCAATTTTTCAGTCAAAAAATTGTTGGTAACTTTTAACATTACCTTtatccaaaaaaacaaaaattggtAGTGAATTTGACCCTATTAAACATATCCATAGGTTTGCAGCCACCACTTAATAATTCTAAATCTCAAATAGAAATAAAACAAGTGTAAAAACCTGGCCTGAGATATTTGGTCTAGTCACTCTAGTAAACAAAATAAACTGGAAACCAGGTTAAGGGTCTTTGTATTGTCTCATACTACAGTATAAAACTAAGCCTTTTCCATAACTGCATACTCCCTTATTTCCTTTTCACATGGAAATCTTTCCTTTTCGGTtaatactaaaaagaaatacACTTTCTTATGTTTCTTCTGACATTCTCATATCAATCTTACTGATATGTACTTTTATAGGAATTGATATGAGTTGTTGAAATCCCTACAAGAAATACATTTAAAGGTCATTTGGTAGGAtgcattagaaaaaataatacatgcaCTAGCTTTGTGTATTATTAATATCTTGTTTGATACACTTTTTTCAATCTATGTATACACTCTATTTGGTACAATtccatgtataactaatacatgtcaAACCATAGTATTAGCAATGCAAGgtttttaatgcatgcattagcatgattAAAAACACAACTACCCCTCAAAATGCAGTAGGTGGTctgtatatgtatgtatttacctataattttcatattttacagAGTCAAACATCAGTACCTCTTGAAATCTATGAGAAAGGGTCAAAATCTAAACTAAACCAAGTGAGTCTAATTCAACAAACTCAAAGGATGAATCATATTGTAAAAGCAATAAGAACCCTAGTTTTACAACATCCAAAACGCAATTCCTAAATCTTCCTTCAAGTCAGTTTCTAAAAATCCCAAAAGGGAACAGTaatgggaaaaaaataaaaaaaaaggtaagagCAAAAGGCATAGAATGAAAGATAAGCAAAGACCTTGAGTTTGGAGAGAACAAGCAAAGCTATGAGAAAGGGTCAAAATCTAAACTAAACCAAGTGAGTCTAATTCAACAAGCTCAAAGGATGAATCATATTGACAAGCAATAGAAACCCTAGTTTTACAACATCCAGAATGCAATTCCTAAATCTTCCTTCAAGTCAGTTTCTAAAAAAACCCTAAAGGGaacagaaaaggaaaaaaaaaaaaaagaaggtaagAGCAAAATGCATAAAATCAAAGATAAGTAAAGACCTTGAGTTTGGAGAGAACAAGCAAAGCATGACGCTGTTGCCAATCGGATAGATCTTTCCGTACATTCTCGGGTGCATCTCCATCGTCCTCATCTGGGAGAGAGAAATTTCGAAAGGTGTCAATGGAGAAGGATTTGATAAAATCGAGTAATTGGTCAGTGACGCCGTAGAGTAGTTCGTCGTCCGGTTGAGCAGTAACAgttgtggtggtggtggtggtctTTGTAGTTCTAGAGAGGCTTCGTCGGAACCATGAATATACATCCATCTAGGCTACCCTAATCATCTACCACTCGCTCGATCACTCTTGCTTCATGCACTCTTGCTTCATGCTAATCAACTTCATTTCCCCACTCAAAGTTCTCTCCTAAGAATTGGCCAGGAGGAATAAagcttatttttcatttcaatttcaattactAATAAAAGCGacatatataaaaagataaatttgatcaaattcATGTGATTGACATTTTGCAAGTATAACAATACTGATTTAGCTAGTGTTTGGCaaagttttca
It encodes the following:
- the LOC125871770 gene encoding uncharacterized protein LOC125871770 → MDVYSWFRRSLSRTTKTTTTTTTVTAQPDDELLYGVTDQLLDFIKSFSIDTFRNFSLPDEDDGDAPENVRKDLSDWQQRHALLVLSKLKELSQLRFKLCPRFLKDHQFWTIYFALVKGFVAKYELRAIQLDKLKQMSLESENTPDVAACEVEMSEAKKTTDLSPTISEEHN